The proteins below come from a single Argentina anserina chromosome 1, drPotAnse1.1, whole genome shotgun sequence genomic window:
- the LOC126783021 gene encoding protein SUPPRESSOR OF GENE SILENCING 3 — MSSSRGGGNPKGKHVSQVNSPGVEQLSQDVGEINLGSTEDDGNWEEVIGRKSKNRAGSTTAKAWGSPSSASKSWGQQDAQKPNNMQRSIGGGSGRAAGKSSWAQAAEYRKPAGRGNGRQQSAARNYDNSSVTPQHAIPPPLNHGWNWQSRAGLTQPKEDNDAAPVDDDADELSDADADSDDDFSDEFDSDASVKSHETRKKNRLLKKFFEVLDSLTIEEINEPGRQWHCPACQNGPGAIDWYRGLQPLMTHAKTKGSIRARLHRELAELLDEELRRRGTTVVPAGESFGKWKGLTVEEKDHEIVWPPMVVIMNTKLEQDDNDKWIGMGNQELLDYFSSYSAVRARHSYGPHGHRGMSLLIFEASARGYFEAERLHRHFIEQRTDRDAWHRASRALFHSGGQRQLYGYMAMKDDMEIFNQHSQGKSKLKFEMRSYQEKVVNDLRQMSEDNQQLIWLKNRVVKEQRHAKALEESLGIVSEKLRKTAKDNRIVIQKTQTQQEETQEEMRAQEEFFKEQIRIIHESRDAKEEGFERLQQEQREKVKQSHGQPALDGSDEIANFIKVQDKEMEDFVAEREMLIKVHGENQAAMKRRHWEEEVALEKEFNDKLTQLMDKYSKVQPEAAATLRGEM; from the exons ATGAGTTCAAGTCGAGGTGGTGGAAATCCCAAAGGAAAGCATGTCTCTCAAGTCAATAGCCCTGGGGTTGAGCAGTTGAGTCAGGATGTGGGAGAAATTAACCTGGGCTCAACTGAAGATGATGGAAACTGGGAGGAGGTAATTGGTAGGAAGTCGAAGAACAGGGCTGGAAGTACAACTGCAAAGGCATGGGGTTCTCCAAGTTCTGCTTCTAAATCTTGGGGACAACAAGATGCTCAGAAGCCAAATAATATGCAGAGGAGCATTGGTGGTGGATCAGGACGGGCTGCTGGGAAGTCCTCCTGGGCACAAGCTGCTGAATATAGAAAACCAGCTGGGAGAGGAAATGGCAGGCAACAGTCTGCTGCTAGGAATTATGATAATAGCTCTGTGACCCCGCAGCATGCAATTCCTCCCCCTCTCAACCATGGATGGAACTGGCAGTCTAGGGCTGGTTTGACTCAACCCAAGGAGGACAACGATGCGGCTCCTGTGGATGATGATGCGGATGAATTATCGGATGCTGATGCTGATTCTGATGATGATTTCTCTGATGAATTTGACTCAGATGCAAGTGTGAAGAGCCATGAAACTAGAAAGAAGAATAGGTTGCTCAAGAAATTTTTCGAGGTACTGGATAGCTTAACGATTGAAGAGATCAATGAACCTGGGAGGCAGTGGCACTGTCCAGCTTGCCAAAATGGTCCTGGTGCCATTGACTGGTACCGGGGCCTCCAGCCCCTCATGACTCATGCTAAGACCAAAGGTTCAATAAGGGCGAGGCTGCACAGAGAGCTTGCTGAACTTTTGGATGAGGAGTTGCGGAGGAGGGGAACTACAGTTGTACCTGCTGGTGAATCATTTGGAAAATGGAAAGGTCTAACTGTTGAGGAGAAGGATCATGAAATTGTTTGGCCACCAATGGTTGTTATCATGAATACCAAACTAGAACAGGATGATAATGATAAG TGGATTGGCATGGGTAATCAAGAGCTGCTCGACTACTTCAGCTCATATTCTGCTGTGAGGGCTAGACACTCTTATGGACCACATGGGCACCGTGGTATGAGCCTCCTAATATTTGAGGCATCTGCAAGAGGTTATTTTGAGGCAGAGCGTCTGCATCGGCATTTTATAGAGCAAAGGACAGACAGGGATGCTTGGCATCGTGCTAGTCGTGCCTTATTTCACTCCGGAGGGCAGCGCCAGCTGTATGGGTACATGGCAATGAAAGATGACATGGAAATATTTAACCAACATTCCCAAG GTAAATCCAAGCTGAAGTTTGAGATGAGGTCATATCAAGAGAAGGTTGTGAATGATCTTAGGCAAATGAGCGAGGACAATCAACAGCTTATCTGGTTGAAGAATAGGGTTGTTAAAGAACAGAGGCATGCAAAAGCTCTTGAAGAGTCTCTTGGAATTGTCAGTGAGAAGCTCCGCAAAACAGCCAAGGATAATCGTATTGTAATACAGAAGACCCAAACCCAACAAGAAGAAACTCAGGAAGAG ATGCGTGCGCAAGAAGAGTTTTTCAAAGAGCAAATCAGAATCATTCATGAGTCAAGGGATGCTAAGGAAGAAGGTTTTGAGAGGCTGCAGCAGGAGCAGCGTGAGAAGGTGAAGCAGTCACATGGCCAGCCTGCACTTGACGG GTCGGATGAAATTGCGAACTTCATCAAGGTCCAAGATAAGGAGATGGAGGATTTTGTGGCAGAGAGAGAAATGCTGATAAAAGTTCATGGAGAGAACCAGGCAGCAATGAAGCGGAGGCACTGGGAGGAGGAGGTAGCTCTGGAGAAAGAATTCAATGACAAACTAACCCAGCTCATGGATAAGTACTCCAAGGTTCAGCCAGAAGCAGCTGCAACCCTGAGGGGTGAGATGTAA